A segment of the Carya illinoinensis cultivar Pawnee chromosome 1, C.illinoinensisPawnee_v1, whole genome shotgun sequence genome:
GTAGACTGAATTATACCAAAGCCAATACTAAGTTATGCCTAGAATATCAATATGTAGCTTCTttggtttattaaaaaatcaagAACCATGCTGATATCCCTATATAGAAGCATCTGGCATTTTTTATGAAAGAGTAAGATTTATCTGAAAGCCTAACATCTTTCAACATAAACAATGAGCCTGTTTGATCTTTTATGCGATATTACATTTATAAAAGATGAACATTATTACAACTCCTGGCGGGATTTATTTCAGCATTAATGTGTGTTAAAAGCTAATATCACACAGATGATTCAAAATTTAGAAGATCTCAAACATGTTCTAATGTTGTCTCTGAAATTGTCATGCTAGTCTTGACAAATTACATGTCCCAGAAGTGTAATCATGGaaacttttctttttatgttgTTTTGCAGTGCATAAAATCCTTGGGTTGAAAGGATCAAACTTTCAGAGTCTATATCATTTCACTGTAGGAGGTCCTGTCCTGGACAAGCGGATTATGAGCCTACCAGCATATCCAGGCCCTACAATTGATGCATAGTTTGCAGGGTTTTATTTATGCTCGGATAATATTCAAGACTTTTGTGGACTCGCCCTCATAATTGATACACAGTACAAATATGCACATCAAAGAGTTTTTACATTGATGGGTAACTCTCCATTTGTCTTGGGTTTTTGTATGATACCTTGCCTGTGGTTAACACCTTAACATTACTGTAAATTGTGTCTGTTATACGAATGGTTTTAGCTGTATGGTATTTGATGTAAAGCCTAATCCGGCTGTATCCTCCCCATTTCTACCCAGTTCAAAACTTGGtaataatattcataatataCTGCATCCCGTTGCCAATGTCATCCCGATTCCCACTCTGATTGACAATTTGAAATACAATTCTGactatttatggattcagtaATGGAATTTGTGGTTTACACGCAGAATGCGACTTGAGTTATACATGAGTGTTGTGATATGATAATGCAGGTTAAAGCACCACCTAGTGGTGGACGGAGGAGTTGGTTTTCAACTCTTCACAAACTCGATTCATGGTTCAAACGGCCGCATGGGTTATCAAAATTCATCAAACGTTCTTTGAAATCTCAGATTTCATGTCTAAATTGTTTAACCGGTTGCAGGAAAGTGATCGAAAAGGTATGGAACTGATgttccaaaaaataaagagaagcaAATGCTACTTTACCCACTGCTTGGGATGGCTATCTTGATGTTGTCAATGGAGGAGCCAACAGGTGAAAATTCTGAAATTAGACTAATTTGACAATCGGGCCCGCAAGATCATGCTCGGCCTTGAGACACCCAAGCATATTCGTGTGGTGggaaaagaaaatcataaatgGTTTTGATGACATGTTCAACGAGAGTCGAAGGTTTtccaaggagagagagagagagagagagagagagtaaaattCCTTGTCAgtatcaaatatatgaaattgaaCCCAAAACTCAGAATCATTACAAGTGAACTATATGactgaatgattttaaaaaaaaaaaacacacttcCCAGGATATTGTTTATTAAAAGGCAAAGAGGTAAGAATCATAAAAGACATCTCAATCTCCGGGAGGCGGCCTCCATTCTTGACTTCatatattctaatttctaatttaacgGCCCACCACGTTAAGCGGGATCTGCCCTTCTTTAAGGATTGAAATGAACAAAAATGCCTGAaaactcttttccttttttttttctttcaagtaAAATGCCTTGAAAGCTTAAAACTTTTGTAAATTGTAAGTTGTAACCGCGTGCAAGTGTAGAAACTAAAAGGCAGTATCCTGCAAACATAACCAGCGAGAGCTAATCCGCTGACTAAGCTAAGTGCACAGCttgatcttttttctttaacttgctATTTCTGCAAGAGACAATCAAATGCTCGTGAGAAATATGAATTATGTTCAAACCAAGAATGTAAGACCACCTCGATATCTTCACATTGCAGCAGATTTTTAGATCCTGACGGCCGGTAGAATTCCGCCAAGTGCAAAGCAATAATTTTCACTTCCTGAAAAATTGCCAACAGAATCGAGTATAAGGCTGGCAAAGGAAGCAGACTTCTTTCGTAAGTTCAACTGATTTATCCAAGGCCATAATTTGTTGATGAATTCGATGTCATCATGCCGATCCTTAATGCCTTATCCCATGAGCAATATGATCCTCGCTTTCTGTATGCAGCTTTAAACTCACAACATTACCACGACAGGGGCAGTCATATCCCAACACATGTTTTCCAACCACTCCACCATGCTTGGCCAGAAAGTACAACAGTCAACAGCATTCGAAGAGCCAAGTGCTAAAAGATTATGTGGAACAAACCTATTTCAAAAGTAAAGGGATTACTTGACCCAAATATGTCATCCATTCCATATTTAAATGAATCCAAGAAGAGACCTAGTGAAAGGCCAGCCTTCCAATAGTTAAACATGGTGATCAGGCTCCTAACCTTGCTCACTAAAGGAAGAGAAGCCCTATACATGAGGGCCCCAATGCCCTCAACAACAACCACAGCCAAGGCAGCAGATAAAATATCCCAGTCTCCTGTTTGCCCAATAACAGTAGCAAAGGCAGTTGCACAGTAAAATCCAACCAAGAAAAACAGTAATTTCGTGGGAAGATCTTTCCTTATCTCCTGAATTCTTGCACCTATCTTGGTTTGAATAGTTCGGATGGCCCTTATTAAACGGGTTCCGCCATTGGGGCTATTTGCAGAAGGATCAAATCCACTGCCATCCACATTACTTCTAATAGACCAGGTCATCCTTCTGAACAGATCACACAGAGTTCTAAAGTTAAAAGCAAAgacaatttaattaatttgcaaCATCTCTGCTATAAAGTGGAAAAAGCTTTTTCCAAGAAGAGAGATGACATGctatcttttgaagaaaaatacaagattttcttcagataataaaaaaaagtaaaaagaaaaagagtaggaGAAAATGGATATAATTTAGTCTTCCACGAACTAGGAGTTTTTAACATGGACATTTGGATTTGATAGAGCAGTAAGTTGAGAACCAAATCAACAGGcatataaaataatgagattCTAATGCAAACATAGCAATGGCCAATGATGCAAACAACTTTCACCAAGTTTAATGCGTATGATACCATTATGCCCCACTGCCTTTCTACAAAGACATTGAACCATGCATTGATATCCCGTGAAATATTTCACCAAATCCTAACAGCACTAACTACTGAGAGCATCAAATTTGAAGACCAGTTGTCATAGAGACTTACTTGGAATTTTCGACCATAGATTGATGGGTTACATGATAGAAACTACACTTAGAGTGGAGTTTCTGACCAACTGCAGTAGTTTGATGGAAGCTTGTGGCAAAGCAAACAATTGCAACTCTTGATCCGGCAGCTTGCTTTGAAAATTGAAGCTTGACGTTTCTTTGATAGTTGGGTAAAGTGAACGAAATGGCCATTAACGTGGAAAGAAAACCTACAATAaactattttctatatattataaagaCCGCAGAGAAAAGAAATATAACTGCAGGCACAAAGAAACTATTAACTCTATATTACAGAAAACATTATCGTATTCCTTCTCATTCTTCCTACCCTCAAGTCTAACGATtccttttcattaatttttaaaataaatatagtgcaTCTCCCCTTTTCCATTATTTCTTTGATATCTGGGAGATTTTCACAGCTATTCCTTGTTGGGTTTTTTCCACTAATATGGCAAAATTACACAAAACAAACCATAAACataaaaacagaaacataaGAAACGGCCCCAAATAGATCGGCAAGAACCAAGGGAGTAAACTCGGTCATAACAAATAGCGAATGGGTTTATTCGAACATCATTCAGATAATAAAGGAGGATTGCTGAATCTGGATAATGGGTATATTACAAATAATGTGATTAGCAAAAATCAGAGGGGGGAAAAATAGGTATTCTTACAATGCAAAATTCAGGGCAAATGGAGTTTTGAGCTTCGACTTTGCgtttcctcttcttcctctctatGGATAAATCGTGCACGTAAAGAGAGATTCTCGTTACTGGCCTTATTAAGGGAGAATTGGGTGTTTCCATGGAAGATTAGACAGGGATACGGACTCCATTCTGCTTTTGGCTAGATAAACGGTAGATCGTTTAGATGCCAAGATTAAATCATTCTTGTATGCGTATGGTCTGTGTGCTGGTCGTATCTCCCTACACTTCGCTGCAAAAATGCTGCGCCTACTCGACGATAGAAAGTTTAACATCCAGACGGCCTCTGGAGATGGTACAAATGTCATctgtatattaaaaattataaagaaaaatttagttataaatacaattacgtattaatatatgtattaatttaatgttattagttaaaaaatatattttattaaaaataatactaatttaaattttggatataaacgaatcagtattggtacgcaaattagtacacaactttacttataaataataaaatttaaaatataaatacaaaatgaataaatGGAGTTTAGGGCAGGTATGAACCGTTTGGGACATGAGATGAAATATAAACTTCTCATTTGATCTcattcatatcatctcatcttatccataaacataatttaaatacaaaattttcaaactgataattataattttttaaacttttaaataaaaaaaaaatctcaacattttcaaatcttccaataaaaataaattataaaattatattcttacaatatttaaattttataatattttttattcaattttttcttttttcttttttaaaattttaaaaaatattcaacttaaattattttactactattcataaattattttactattatttataaaattatcaccTCATCTTATTTTTCCAATCTATCAGTTTCAATATTcacctttttatatttttgaatgtcttttttattttaatatattttaatattttttttaatcaatcacgtAATATTATAGAGTGGTCGCACGTCAAGAGGAAcattgaaaagtaaataaatttcaaatattccaAGTAACAATACTTTCTGCTGCTATTCAAATACTCCGAAGTGTTGGGCCGAGTTACTCTCTCATGTGTTGccaattgatatatataatgaaaatttattaaataatctaaaaatatagATGGCATATTATATCATAGTTAGGTAGTCtacaaatatttaataattaattacgagattatatttttaaaacaaaagagaaagaaaacgcaatgatgatcaattaaattatcATGACATATGATGGTGTTTTCCTTGATCCTTAAGATTCAAAATAAtcatgaataataatgaattccCCACTACAGAGTTCTTTCTTCCTCCAAAAGTTAAGAACAACGGATCATTGCATGTATTTATTTAAGAATAATATGACGTgctcatttaatttatttggttaaatgtttttttaagagAGCTGTACCAAATGAAATTTataggaaataaaaaataattgaattgcaaatttattatttgttaattCTGGAACTCATTTAAGATGccttataaattaattcattttcatttgaatttgaagaGAACGAAAATGTAAGATTagcacatacacatacatatatattctttttcaaataagagGATAACATTTCAGGTAAGACATTGTCTTCTctctatatatgaaatatatcaaaatggaaATCACTTTTTAAATGAAGAATGTCATGCTAGATATTGAAAAATGAGTAACAAATTATTCTTGAACCAATTAACAGTATCTTTTATAGTCTGATTCTACAATAAGATTGGTAACACAATGTTGATAATTTAAGGTAAGATCTAACTTCAGAGCATAAAGttcaatataaatattagtactaATGCCCAGAAAGAAGGAAAGACTAAGGCCTGATTttgataataagataaaattatctgaaaatagtagtgaaatagtttgatgttttgaaaaatgagataaataaatttgaatataaatattataaagttaaaatattattataattatgggGGAGTTCGTTACGGTCCGGTCTcgagaggttttgtggaccaaGTCGGACCTATTCAGCTCATGATTTTTTCACATTGGACTAGATCGAACAACCTAAGGACTGGGCTGGTCCGGTCTATTCGGTCCACCCTGTTCTAAATGGACCAAAATTTGTATATCTTTTAACTTTTAGCCCAACAGTAAAAGTCTATTAACAATTTATCCAATTTTAGgccaaaaatactaaaaaagaacttgaaagaaaaaataaaatcaatcataaatataatattaatatatatatcagtataaatataatgttgttagtctattagtatatagtaatagttattaacttgtttactataactaataaattaataatacactaTAACactagtaatactaatactatactatattaactaataaatatactaTTAGTATTACCAAACTACTACACGTTAGtgataaattagtaatattatattaaataatagtaatactcttattactaataatctatgtaattatattgatttaatactaacatattaagttaactatgctaatattatttaaatttatactataactcttataatatgttaatatattaatatatactataactatatattatggttatacattaaataatataataatacactgatactaaatatatatagttatagacttatagtgatttagttattatgattagtataactatataatagtactagtattagactattagtatagttatatattaataatattagttatgaTGAATCAGTGATTTAACATAATTATattctgttgaacccaagatttcaagttttgtgtaattatatatttacacatggattttgatgataacaaatgaattcaaagaataaagaagtctcaagctcaagttgtctacacaatggagtcaagcacatcaaggaaacaagcatgagcaagaagggaacaagttcacattaaaattatagagtaatgttgtaaatctcttcaaaattcgaaattaggattaatgctcaaaattaatattttatcataaagcattaaaatacattttccacatgtgcatgaatatttttgaaaattaaatttgaaaattttgaaagatgattgattgtcatcttttgcatgtgcatgccttgattaaagggttgaattttgaaaatattaaagatgattgattgtcatctttcaaatgtgcatgttttatttgaatattttcaaaagtgattgattttttttagacttatacaaaaagtaaaagattaggtttgaattttttgaaaatgaaagtatgctcattttgtcatatgccaaaagtaaaagattaggtttgatttttttgaaaaagtgaatgatgttgtctttgacaattgaaaaagaagaaccttttatttgaattctttgaaaaagtgaatgatgttgtctttgacaattgaaaaagaagaaccttttatttgaattttttgaaaaagtgaatgatgttgtctttgacatgtgaatctttttaaatttgaatatgaagtctcatatgcctataaatagatcatttgagagcttcacattcacaacaccaagagcatacaacattcattcaaagctttcattctctcttctctaaacattgagccttaatccttgttcattttgagagatatagcttgcgttgtattgttcttatttcactcgttgaggagtgttttctaataacctacccactatcagcttttgtatcagaaaaagggtgtgtataacccttgtgtgtgtagaaagtattctacacagggaatagttgaatcaccacgtgtaaggtgattacaagtgtagagggtgttctacacggatcctttgtagcggtgttgttcaaaggtgtaataggtttctatctccacctgaaggaggttgaatagtgaatttgggaatcctcaaggggtagcttgaggcgaggacgtaggcagtgggcccaaacctcgttaacatactgagtttgcttctctcttacccttactctttatatttattgttatttcatattttgtttatattttatattatatatttgatttataattgttattttttttaa
Coding sequences within it:
- the LOC122287496 gene encoding uncharacterized protein LOC122287496 isoform X1 yields the protein METPNSPLIRPVTRISLYVHDLSIERKKRKRKVEAQNSICPEFCIFIVGFLSTLMAISFTLPNYQRNVKLQFSKQAAGSRVAIVCFATSFHQTTAVGQKLHSKCSFYHVTHQSMVENSKRMTWSIRSNVDGSGFDPSANSPNGGTRLIRAIRTIQTKIGARIQEIRKDLPTKLLFFLVGFYCATAFATVIGQTGDWDILSAALAVVVVEGIGALMYRASLPLVSKVRSLITMFNYWKAGLSLGLFLDSFKYGMDDIFGSSNPFTFEIGLFHIIF
- the LOC122287496 gene encoding ycf20-like protein isoform X3; translated protein: MAISFTLPNYQRNVKLQFSKQAAGSRVAIVCFATSFHQTTAVGQKLHSKCSFYHVTHQSMVENSKRMTWSIRSNVDGSGFDPSANSPNGGTRLIRAIRTIQTKIGARIQEIRKDLPTKLLFFLVGFYCATAFATVIGQTGDWDILSAALAVVVVEGIGALMYRASLPLVSKVRSLITMFNYWKAGLSLGLFLDSFKYGMDDIFGSSNPFTFEIGLFHIIF
- the LOC122287496 gene encoding uncharacterized protein LOC122287496 isoform X2, with the translated sequence METPNSPLIRPVTRISLYVHDLSIERKKRKRKVEAQNSICPEFCIFIVGFLSTLMAISFTLPNYQRNVKLQFSKQAAGSRVAIVCFATSFHQTTAVGQKLHSKCSFYHVTHQSMVENSKRMTWSIRSNVDGSGFDPSANSPNGGTRLIRAIRTIQTKIGARIQEIRKDLPTKLLFFLVGFYCATAFATVIGQTGDWDILSAALAVVVVEGIGALMYRASLPLVSKVCST